A single Tenacibaculum sp. Bg11-29 DNA region contains:
- a CDS encoding Crp/Fnr family transcriptional regulator, translating into MDIEKTLNKIGEIYSPLSNKCKQELIANSKICTFKKGEIIVREGQFSKKGYLIVKGCSRAYYLKDGKDISDWFTFENEIMASIVSFFSEEPSPHYIEFIEDSIVIEFSKDTVDNLSNKHHDFERFISKVVTLTMLGLCERLYTIQFNKAAERYKHLLSIYPKITNRIPLTHIASYLGMTLETLSRIRNPKNRI; encoded by the coding sequence ATGGATATTGAAAAAACATTAAATAAAATTGGAGAAATTTACTCTCCTTTATCAAATAAATGTAAGCAAGAACTCATTGCTAACTCTAAAATTTGCACTTTTAAAAAAGGAGAAATAATTGTTAGAGAAGGACAGTTTTCTAAAAAAGGCTACTTAATTGTAAAAGGTTGTTCAAGAGCATATTATTTAAAAGATGGTAAAGATATTTCTGATTGGTTTACTTTTGAAAACGAAATAATGGCTTCGATAGTTAGCTTTTTTAGTGAAGAACCAAGCCCACATTATATTGAATTCATTGAAGATTCTATCGTTATTGAATTTTCAAAAGACACCGTTGATAACCTCTCTAACAAACACCATGATTTTGAGCGTTTTATTAGCAAAGTTGTAACACTAACCATGTTAGGTTTATGTGAAAGATTATATACTATTCAATTTAACAAAGCAGCTGAAAGATACAAGCACTTATTAAGTATTTATCCTAAAATTACAAATAGAATTCCACTTACTCATATTGCATCCTATTTAGGAATGACACTCGAAACCCTAAGCAGAATTAGAAACCCCAAAAACCGAATTTGA